The Quercus lobata isolate SW786 chromosome 4, ValleyOak3.0 Primary Assembly, whole genome shotgun sequence genome segment TGGGGGAACCACTAATCCATCCATGTCAAAAAAGAGTATAATTAATGAATGGTACATCAATTTAATTGTCTGTGTTTGTTATCATGTGAGTGGGAATGACTTTGCACACAAAGTTTGTGATCCATCTAGCAATAAATCAATGCTAGGCAATatatacaatttctttttacaaGTAAAATTTCATAAGAAAGCTAGAAGGGCACCAATCATGTACACAGGAAGTGTACAACAGAACACCAAAATTAAATGCTAAAAGtacatcaatcaatcaaatcaAGCAAAGCAGTAAAACAAAACATCCCTGAAGCATTAATCCACTCAAACAGAGTCTTAAGGAACAAAAGCTTCAGTCAACCCTCTAAAGTCCAAGCATTCCTCTCCCGCCAAAGAACCCACATGAGGCAATGGGGTAGCCATAAAATAATCCAAATCTCATTGTTAAAACACCAGCTgaactttccttataaaaagaACTAGCTAAAAGCTCCACAACACCTTTAGGCATAACCCAATACACCCAAATCAATGAAAAAACTATGTACCAAAGCTCTCTACCCACCGTTCAATGGAGAAGTAGATGATCAATGATCAATAGTTACCTAATCCCTCTTGCACATGCAGAACCAATCTAGGACAACCATTCTCTGGTTCCAAAAATTATCACTAGTAAGAATTTTCCCCAAAGCTGTTGTCCATACAAAAAAGCTGACTTTTGTTGGAAACTTGGAACTTTAGACTTTCACAGACTCTTCCAACGGAAGAAGTGATGAGAAGGTGAGCAACACATACATTGATTCAACATCGATTCTAGAAAGCAACCAAATTCAATTGACTTAAAGCTGTAATTCATACATATCCAACTCTATTTAAATGGACTCAGTTTAAAGTTATATGGCTATGTTCCCAGCCATAAACTCCCAAATTATTAATTCCCTTAATTATCAAACCAGAACCTCAgataataaactattttaataaaaacatacaAATCACTAATTAATAATAGACAACCAAAGAATTGTTTTAGCTGACCTGATTCCGTGATAGCAGCAGTATGTGTCCCACTGGTTGCAATATGATGTATTTTCGCACTCCAAGAGCCTTCCACCAATCTAGGAAACAGTTCCCTATGATAAACAGAATGTCCAAGTGCACCAAAGCCGCCATAACCCCTGCAAACTTCATGTTTAAATGTAAAATCATCAAGTTACGTAGACCAATAGCAAGTTTAAGCCAAGAAAGCAATCCCAACATAGTCAAAGAGTATTCAAATTACAGTAATGACTACAAGTACAATATTATCATGTCAATCAGTTGCAGTGTTGTCAAACCTATGATGAACACAAACAACAACAGGAATAAAATAGAACATTTAAAGGTCACTGACCCTAATGTTAGTCGTGGAGCTTGTTAATGGTTGTCAATAGTTGGATATCTGTTGCTGGTTAGTTACATTTCTGTTATAAAGCTGTTATAGCTGTTGGGTTCAGTTAGCTGTTAGAATTTTGTTCCAGATCTTCTTGCATATATAGCAATGCACTTCAGTCAGTCTAATGCATTGAAATCAATTCCAATTCTTCAGTAACTTGGTTCATTGATTTCTCTCATTTGATTTCTCTGCATAATCTCTTCGTTAACAAATTTCTTTCACCAATTTGATACTAAAGATTCACAATAAGCCCTCGTATTAGCCAACCATCTTTCACAATGCCTACACAACCACAAGTGCAATACGATTCTACACATTTCCATGATGCAGCCTTTCTGTATTATGCAAGGATTGAATCAGTAAGGTAGACTCATCAAATATCAGGGCAGTTTCAAATCTAATTTCCTAAAATCAAACACATTACTCACAATAACATAGGCAAAGTTTACgaattgaccaaaatacactGTTGATCCCTAAACTACTTTAGCACATGAGTGATTTAACCCCTGAAGTTTAAAGTGATCACTTTTAGTCGCTAACAAAGTTAAAGCAACAACATGTCAGTTTTGGCACTAGAATCGTGCTAAATTTTAGAGACCAACAGTGTATTAAAGCCATTTTAAGTTTTCATATGGTTCTCAAATAGTCTGCAATAACATTACCTAAACATGAAATTGCAAAGCCTTATACACTGGCAAATGTGTCAATCACTACCACATTACACTCATATAAACAGTATAGTCAAATCAACATCTAACGCAAACCCCACCAATAAAATCAGAACAGAAATGCCCAACAGTAATTCTAAGCAAAAGggtatttttttatgtgtacACACCAAGTGAAGACCTCTCCAAGGGAGGTGAGAGCAACAGAATGAACCCCACCAAGAGCAACAGACCGAACAGAATCCAAATGGGGGTTCAAAGTGGGCACAAAAAGCGGATTCTCGTGGCCAAACCCGAGGCGGCCACCGTCCCCTTTTCCCCAAATCCAGAGCTTGCCATTAACGAGCAATGACGAGTGGAACAGCCCACAAGAAAGACCCACTTCCCCTAATGGATTTGTGGAGGAGACACGGCGGCCCGGTGTTGGAGAGAGAGCGAATGAGGATTGAGAGACGATGAGATTGGCGACTGGAGTTGGGTACAGGCGTATTTCTTCGATGCCGCCGCCGAGTTGGCCGGAGGCGCCTTTGCCCCACGAGAGGAGCTGAAGGGTTACGGTGTCGGTTTGGTCGTCTTGTTCTGGTTTGTATAAGAGAGGGACTTTGGTGGAAGAGGGTTTAGAGGAGAGGTGGCGAGTGAGGATGAAGGTTCTACTTCTGCTGTGACAGTGACGAAGTACGAGGGACATTATTCTTGCAAATGCAAATGCAAGTTAGTGAAGCCTCTCACTGACTTCACTTATCTCTTCAGGGTTTTACACTATTCCAAGTTATTATAAGCAGTTGAGCTTAATTAGCATCTCGATTAGGAGTTCACAGtggaatgagtttttttttttttttttttttgagaaacaaaaattaggaATGAATGagtaaattataaaagaatagAATTGAATAAGTAAATCATTTAAGTAAAGGAAAtggatagaaaataaattttaaaaagaattgaataaattaattatctttatttggaagttttaaaGAAATACAAGAGATGAGTATTCCGTCCTACTTATtcatttaaaattgttgttgattTTGCTTAAACctattttattctaatttttaataaaataaaacatgcaGTGATTTTTGTTGAGTAAATATATGATTGATTTTTTATCtattctctatatattaagaggattcaaaattttagttatggttttgaaaaagtcaaaaataCCCTTTAtctaattaataatatttattcttaaaaaataaaaaatagggttaaaattgtaattcaaccaaaacaaaactgccaaagaaacttttttccaaaaaattagcacactttctatttaaatatatcccATGTAcgtttaatacattttttttttccctaaaaactAGCACACACTAAACACAGTAGTTTACTccatttcaaatcctaaattttagtttcttaaaaatccCTTCCTTTATAACCTCACTAACagtagataaattcaaattgaaaaattacattaaattcaaaataaataaaaaagagcaaaaataaATCCTCACTAGtctatatatcatatcatatcatatcatatcatatcatattatatataataaaagttggacttAGATGTCGTGGTTGCGCcacgtggcttcaccaaattgcaggaattttattaaatttttagattttaagaaaaagtatatataattttacttctcctataatttctatataataaaagttggacttAGATGTCGTGGTTGCACCACtaggcttcaccaaattgcagaaattttattaaatttttagattttaagaaaaattatatataataaaagttggacttAGATGTCGTGGTTGCGCCACgtgacttcaccaaattgcagaaattttattaaatttttagattttaagaaaaagtatatataattttacttctcctataatttctaagtggataaaaatcataatttttttcaaaaaaccagcaattttaatttctcttataatttctaaactgataaaatttataatttgattttaatccaaattctatcttaatttgagtacaatccaaattcttcatctaaatcttttgtttaaaaaaataaaaaaaataaaaaaacagcaACATGTACACGtttaagttgaaaaaaaatcttaattaaaaagtttatatgattttaatttcttctataatttctaaatggataaaattcataatttgattataatccaaattcttcatctaaatcttttattaaaaagaaaaaccttcattaaaaaaaaaaaaaaaacggcaACATGTACACGtttagattgaaaaaaaaaaatcttaattaaaaaaaaggttggcTGCCCCAAATTGCAAgaaatttatagataaaaacaaaaccaaaaataaataaatattaagccTTATGTATATCACTATATCCTATTTGAATTTGACCATAATTGAAATACTAATCCGCATCAAATGCCACTTCTAAAACTAATTAGataagtttatcaaaaaaaaaaaagaagctaattaGATAAAGCgtgtatataaaaaattctaattaaaatgaattacaaGGACCAACAAAGCTAATTTGATAAAGCCTAAGACACCTAAACAAAAAGCAACATGTACACGtttaagttgaaaaaaaaaagggttggcTGCCCCAAATTGCAAGAAATTAAtagataaaaccaaaaaataaaatcaatattaaGCTCTATGTATATCACTATATCCTACTTGAATTTGATCATAATTGAAATACTAATCCGCATCAAATGCCACTTCTAAAACTCATTAAATaagtttacccaaaaaaaagaaaagaaaaagaagctaaTTAGATAAAGcgtgaatataaaaaattctaattaagaTGAATTACAAGGACCAACAAAACTAATTTGATAAAGCCTAAGACACCTAAACAAAAAGGAgaataagcatttttttttttttaaaagcaacaTGTACACGtttaagttgaaaaaaaaaatattaattaaaaaaaaaggttggctGCCCCAAATTGCAAgaaatttatagataaaaacaaaaaacaaaataaaataaatattaagccCTATGCATATCACTATATCCTACTTGATTTTGATCATAATTGAAATACTAATCCGCATCAAATACCACTTCTAAAACTAATTAgataagtttattaaaaaaaaaaaagctaattagATAAAAcgtgaatataaaaaaatttaattgcagaaatttttttagatttttagattttcaaaatatatataatttttcttcttctataatttataaattgataaaaatcttaatttgattacaatccaaaattttcatctaaTCCACATAATCCTTATTTTTCAAGTGTAGTGTATTATAAtctaaattcttcatctaatccattCAATCCTTATTTTTAAGGTgtagtgtattataaaaaataaaaataaagcagttttaacaaaacatgtaacttacattaaaaaataagtgttttgacgtaaaattttaaaaagagattaaatttagTTGGTTTTCTTCTTTGAAAAGTAAATTTAGTTGGTTGGTGCCACACAACTACAACCTACAATTGTGCCTATCTAAATATTATCAACAAAGCCTAAAATAATaggatagaaagaaaagaaaaaaatccaaagtataaaatattaaaatgtgtaGTTGTGTAAGTAGAAGTATAGCTAATCccatgaatttaaaaaaataaaaataaaaaccactttCATTGGGAGGATATACACACGAAAggaattaataataaatttgttatctacttttttcaaatatattttgttttaatctatttattttttgaatgaatatcaaatttttggataaccaaaaaaaaactaataacgTTAACAACTTGATATTTACCgtatattaggaaaaaaaaattgtaattaacgTTAATAACTTGATTGTTAtggtatttgattttaaataaatttattctttttttttttccttataacaACTTCTTTAcaacttaaaattattgttttaaatagaaataactttttaacattttattttttggggggttgAAGTTTACCAtggttgaaattttgtttgttggatAAATGTAGGGATGATTATGGATAATAGTTTTATTATACCATGACTCTCATCTTTAGATTTTTAGGTCACTATAAATAATAAGGCcaaattcataatttattttattaatattttgaatgtcCAAGTATCTATCAATTTTTagggttatttttttattttttttttttttgtcaaattcagTCCCTCTTCGCTTCAAAAAATAACTTCCCAatttcttattaatattattcatgttgttttttattatttttttcagtgaattttattattattcatgttgttttttattttttttcaggtAGTTTCATTGAACTTCCGAAGCACTCGATCAaaagtttttctcaaaaaaatttcttgaagtttatatttacacattttgttttgataggGTGAAATTTGGTGTCTCTCCCCTCACTTTCaaagataaaaatttaattcttacGTAAGTTtaactacttttattttttaatgtttagtaatTTGGGTTGTTCATAATACTTAACTATTACATTGAGGTTACCACTTAAAtatgctttcaattttttttttaattattgaattcaaggtttttcatttaaatatgcaCTTGAGTTTTAATTAAGCAAACtccctttatatttttaaggCATATCCTTTTATATTAACTACATAATTATCCACCATATtccattcaattaattttggactttttttttttttaataaaaacttaatcttacacaatatatattcattatataacttaaagtcactttatttataaataaataaataaataagagagagtaaaagattactttatttttattatctatttaattttaattaatataaaaaaaaaatttcattaatttacaCATGATTCTTGATTAaaccgtgcatcgcacgggcataatattagtatatataaaaccgaaacttttgaagcttccacaattttccacatcagcacaatattaaaaaaaataataatatatatatatatatatatatataaaaccaaagcttttgaagcttccacaattttccacatcagcacaatattaaaaaataataataataataataaaacctttTTAAAACCGAAACCAATTCtaccactattttattttccttttttattttaggttttataaaCCGGAACCCAATTCtaccactattttatttttattttttattttaggttttatacgCTTTCTCTCTTTTGCTGTTCTCTCTAGCCTCTGcctctctcaattctcaaaacccCTAAACCATGAAGAAATCTGGTAATAAAAACTGAATTTGGGTTAGATTTTGTTTGAACTGAGGTCTTTGGGTTagaattgattttgtttttgctatttgcgttagatttgattttgtttaggattttttttgggtagaagaGATTGAAACGGCGGTGTGGCCTCTCTGCAAACTGTTCTTCTTCCCTTACGGATAAATCTCTCTCGGTTCTCAATAAACCCTTCTTCTTTTACTCTCTTAGCTGTTCTTTCTGCCTCTCTCAATTCTCGCAGGTCTTAAGATCATGCGTATCCAATTTATTCCTCCCTCTTTATCTTtctaaatatttgttttattaatttttgttggcTTTGCTTCTTTTTGTTGATTCCTATATTGAATTACTGTTGTTGTGTTAGTAATATTTTCTATTCAGTTTCTTTTGCTGATACTGTCGTTGGGTATTGTTAGTGCTGCTTTTGTTAGGTTTTTGCTAATATTGTTCTTGGGTATTGTTAATGCTACTtctgttaggtttttttttttcttggatttaattttgtgaattcttaTCTGGGTTCATGTGGCTACCACTTAGAAACTTGGTTTTAGGGTATAGTTTCTCTTCTAGATATAAATTCGAAATTCACaaggaattttaaattttaatttgaaccaagATGGAACCACAACAAACTTTGAGATTGTGTATTTGAACTTTTAGGGAAAACTGAtctttgggtttgaattttttatgattcattttgtggtgggtttgtgCTTTGAGATTAGAGTTTGgtattggtttcttttgaattgtgggtttgggtttgatttagaGGTGGATCTGTGAATATGAGGtcatatgttaaatatttttactGATTTGGTAGACTATTGGTGGTGGGATTGGTATTGAACTTGGACTTGGTCTTAACGTTTTGGTATTTAACTTTTGAAGACAATTTCAGGTTTTGCAAATAGGATAGGTTTATGTAGTAGAAAGGAGATGAATTGAATCACAATGGTCTTTATTTGAACGTTTAAGGGATATTGGGAAgaaggtttgattttttattgatttagttCATGGTGGGTTTGTGCATTGAGATTAGAGTTTGGGATATTCTCtgcaaatttgaaatttatcattGAGAATGAATTGTGCATTCATGTTGCTAAACTCATCTGAATAGAGATTGTAGTAATGCATGTCAATGACTACATGGTTGAAGTCTTTAGCAAATGAGAGTTGCTCCTTTGGATCAGCATTCCCCAACTGGTTTGAGAGGATCACATAAGCACTTGGTGTGTACTTTCTCACGGCATCATACCTGGATTTATAATAGTTTTTAAGGTTGTCTAGAGTGACTCCTGGTGCATGAGGTTCGTTCATTAACTCAGTTGCTGCAAGACTTGGATTGTTGGCATAActgcacaaaaaaaaaggtctaattTAGGATTTAGGGAACATTCAAAAttcatcagtttttttttttttcttgagaagcaAAATTCATCAGTTGCTCTAATTACATTTGggtcttaaattttttttttttttaagtcttggtattaaatttaggttgtGAGTTTTTTATCGTAGTTGTTTTTATGGGTTAGTTGAATGGTGGGTTAGCATGCAAAGCCAAGGTTAGCGCCATTAAATAGGGACAAGGTGCCATTGCAGATCTTTAGAATAATATATAGTTCATGGCTGTGGGAATTTACTTTTTGAACTTAGTATTTTATAAATCTTGGGGTCTTGAAGCTTTATTTCATCATAGTTTGCCACAAATCCATTGGTTTTGTATGTATGACCTATTACCTATCCCTTTAAAAGAAAAGGTCTGTGAAAGGATGTTTTTGGCCCCTGTTTGATACTTTCTCAATGGGTATCATGATTCATGACAAAGTTATTAAAATCTGCCCACCCATTTTAAGAGAGACTCATGGCCATCATCTATCTCTAAAGTATGATCCTTCATTACACCACTTACCAGATTCATTTATAGACTTATAGTAACCCTGTTCTCTAATGGAGAAAACAAGGAATATTAGAAATAGAAGCAGTTGCACCCTGTTTCAGCATTAGAGTCTCATTTGCTATAgagtttataaaattaattttgcaagTGATAATGTCCTGGAGTTTTGAGAAATCTGCTTTGATCTTTTGGGAGTTTTTGGAGTTAAAGTTTTGTGATTAGGATTTAGGgctattttaaaattgtttttctacttttaacataaaaacatttttatttttcattttccttatcCTTCTGCcatttattatatatcaaatttgtattttggcAAAAAGTGCCAGCCTCCCATCGCCGTCATATACCGCCAAAGCCGCTACCAGTgcaggtattttaatttttgttatcttagatttaggtatttggatttggtttgattttctttaatttaggtatttggatAATTGGTTTTGATTAATGTTGAATCCGTGCAAAATCGAAGATatctgcttcttcttcaactctTTCTCAACCTCTCCATCTTTTCCctgaaaaacacaaaacatgaaCTGACCTCTGCCTCTGGCCTCTAGGTTATTGGTGTTATATACCATAATTTTATTGGTCTTTATTTGTTTAGGttgattgaaataaataaaatttagtggTAATATGTTATTATGCTATAAATTGTTgttaattttagtaaattttagtttttgcaGTAGGGTTAAAGGTATGGTATTTGTTTAGTTTGGATTTCTTAgcttttagtttagtttttttttcttagcctTTTTACCCCagcttcattgatttcttttttgtattctaGGGTTGATTAAATTGTAGTTTTAGTTGCATTTCTCTTTGTATCTGTAATTGATTGAGTTTGGGTTTGGAACTCTATAACTGAGTTTAGTACTGTGTTTTGACGAtaatcaatttgattttttttgtgtggaaactgagctatgggtttgaatttgtttagtggTAGTCTATGGTTGTTCTGCATTTATGCTTGCTTTCAATCAATTTGATGTCAGAATTATGACTTAGGATCCGATTTGCTTTTGTTACAAAAAACACattaaagttgtctttcaatttctaagattttctatgcacaatttggttttaatggatttgtgattttggtACTAAAGACAGTggaacaaaggaaatttttttgcttttatgcacaatttggttttaaattgaaacagagaggaattaaactcttttatttagttatttaagGATACAGCTCTActtcaacattttttaaatattatgaatacaATGAATATTTAGTGAAAGtcaggaaataaatgaaattggaaaaaaaaaaaaaaagccatagcAAAAATACATGGTATTGGAACTTATGTACAAACTAAAAATTGTTGGGAGGAGCTGTCATCTTTTGGGACAATAATGATATTTTATGTCCTTCTATTatggatataatttttatttatttttaatttaaaaaattagtagCATTCTCGTGCGATGTTCTtttataatacttattaaaccaaatgtaaaagtatattatgattattgtaacatattacttcataatatccgtatttatctcatttttaatattacttcataatattatatgtttcaTCTTATATCAGAGTCAATTTagctttcaataattgaaattagagaGATATTTAAATCTGAACGTgttaacatttgatttaaaactatcccgtgcatcgcacgggtttgcgactagtatatatatagtagtagatatatgattggttttttatttttaatttatagttaATTAATATTGGACTCTTAATATTTTACACTTATTAACtcacttggtacaaaaattggaaaaactcaagtggacacatggcacaaattAGGGCagaattgaaatctaattgaattttctctgaGAGTTTTagccttaaatatatatatatatatatatatatatattagtgtaTAACCCATCCATATACACGTTACAATTAAAAACATTCACAGATACACACATTTATGTGTTCAAATTATACTTGGTgtaagagttacacattttttaagttatagatgactctctctctctctctcttttagtttttttcggatatacacatgagtttactcttctttttttattggattttttatgGCTTATTCATCTTTTGCACAATATTAACTTACctagtataaaaattaaatttaaaaaaaaaaaaaaaaaaaaaacaacaacaacaacaacaacaacaacaacaacttatAGATAGAACACATGGTGAAAAACTAGACAACAATTGGaatctaatttagaatctaattggatgtTCTCTCAACTTtgactttaattatatatagacTAGCTTGTAACTCATTCATACGCATggatgtatttaaaaataaacacattttttatcataaaaattgtATGGGTTAAAAATTGAGCAACCCCCTTTAGGCTGGGCCTTTATCTGTAGCAATTAATTTGTAAAGGTGGTCCTTGGAGCTAATAGctaagaaatgaaaagaaactcaaatgagcaaaaaaaaaaaaaactttggaatTGAGACAAACATTAAGTAAACAATATCTTGATGTTTATTAACTCCCCTCGGGATGGTCGAGGAGTACGATTACAGTGATatgagaacaaaataaattctcaaGTGTTCAcaatgatctctctctctctctctctctctctcttgataaTTATCGATCCCACAACAAGTGGGATCTTTCCCTATTTGTAGTTCCAGTGCTACCATCCTAGATGTCCCCTTGTATAGTGGATGATCGTTCTAGTAAGATACTTATCACATCACCCCCTTCCCTTTATTTTGAGGTTGAGTTAAGTAGGTAATAGGTTGTTGGAACACTGTTCAGAAGGGTCATTCAACTATTAATGCGGCATGTTTGGCTGATACAATGCATTTAGTGCAAACAAGGCAGTGGCTTCACAAGGAAGCTTCTTCCAAATCTCGTTTGGGCCAATTGCGATTCCTTTTACTAGACATTGTCCTAACCACAACCTAACAATCTCCAGTCTTCTACTTGAGCCCTAGAGCTTTTCCCCTTCCTCGGATTCGTACACTCCTTAGATTACTTGGTTTTGGGCCTAGACCCCCTCTATGAGTGTTCCTATGGGCCATCTTTGGCTCCAATCCAGGCCTAATATTCCTCTAGCTCATCTTGGCCCACACAAAAATAATACTTAATTAGttgaattattagaaaaaataaacaaaattagatCCATGTTAAAATTCATGCCTAAGtttaatactacttataatcatttttattataatttttaataagatagaacgtaTGGCGATTTTTGTTGAGTAGatgtatgtttaattttttttaatagttaattAATATAGGACTCTTAATATTTcacactcattaactcacttggcacaaaaattgaaaagcttAAGTAGACGCATAGTACAAAATTAACCTATAGTTGAAATCTAATTTggaatctaattaaattttctttgagttttgactTAAATCTATGAGGTGATTTTTTTGAGTAGATATATgattggttttttctttttatgtaatttataGTTAATTAATATTGGACTTTTAGTATTTCTTAAGTAGACATATGGCATAAAATTAGCTCATAgttgaattctaatttgaaatctaaatgaattttcttttaactttagCTTTATATATATCACCCTTGCTCTCCCCATAGaattcatttaaaattcatttatataaaatacaaattctAGTATagctaacaaaaaaaaaaaactgcataaACACAAAGGAGTCTCTAGTCTaccatttgaaaatttaactaaaacaaacacacaagttTCACTTTAACAAAATAGTAACatcccaaaacaaagaaaagaattacaAATTCCTTTTTGGCAGCTAATCTGACAAAGATTAAAACAATATTAGAAATTTacaaatcttgaaattttatttcataatctaatatcttgaaaaataatctaataaatgtgtttaattttaaatgcatggTGATTAGCACTCAGTTTCAATTTGGAAATATACATCAAAGTTtgattatttacttatttataaatGGTTTCTTTTATGAATATTATGTCATTATCAAGCAACACCCTCCAAGGAACATCatcttttattttagaaaacttttttttttttcttttttggctatagttgttaaaaaaatagatctaGGTATCCATAATATTAAGGTCATGTGTTTTCATATTGTCAAACCATGCTCAATT includes the following:
- the LOC115986911 gene encoding RCC1 domain-containing protein RUG3, mitochondrial-like isoform X2, which gives rise to MSLVLRHCHSRSRTFILTRHLSSKPSSTKVPLLYKPEQDDQTDTVTLQLLSWGKGASGQLGGGIEEIRLYPTPVANLIVSQSSFALSPTPGRRVSSTNPLGEVGLSCGLFHSSLLVNGKLWIWGKGDGGRLGFGHENPLFVPTLNPHLDSVRSVALGGVHSVALTSLGEVFTWGYGGFGALGHSVYHRELFPRLVEGSWSAKIHHIATSGTHTAAITESANSNYELGRGDKVGGWKPKPIPSLEDVCVIQVASGGYHSLALTDDGKVLSWGYGRHGQLGHSSILNQKIPVVIEALSDEHVVYIACGGSSSAAVTDKGKLYMWGNAKDSQLGVPGLPEVQPSPVEVKFLTEDDGLGPPNVLSVAVGASHAMCLVMRSAS